TGGCGGAAAGGCATGGGAAATGCCGAATGCCGTAGCGTCCACCTCTGCAAGAACTGTCGGATCTGCCGATATTAGAGAGCAGATCGAGCGGATTCTGGCCTCGCCGGAGTTCCGCGCCACGCCGCGGCGGCGTGAATTCCTGAAGTATATTGCCGAGGAACTAGCGGCCGGGCGCGTGGGCGGCCTGAAGGGCTATTCGATCGCGGTCGCCGTCTATGGCCGCGACCCGAGTTTCGATACGCGCATCGATCCCCTTGTCCGCATCGAGGCTGGTCGCCTGCGAGCCGATCTCGAGCATTATTACCTGACCGCGGGGATGAATGATCCGCTGTTGGTCGAGATCCCAAAAGGCGCGAATGCGCCCAAATACACCTGGCGCGATGACCAGGTACTCGCCGGGAAAGGCCGCCCGGAAAACTCGACGGTTGCCGACATCCCCCGGTCGGGGCCCATAATCGAAAGGTCGCGGTTTCCACGCACGAGTCTCTGGCTGATATGCGTGGCTGGCCTCTGTGTGATCGCGGTCGTGATCGCCCATGTGATGCAGAGCGGGCGGGGGCTGCCCGTCAATACCAAGATCGCGTCGATTGCCGTGCTTCCATTCACCGTGCAGGACGGAGACAGCCAGCAAGATTATTTCGCGCGCGGGATCAGTCAGGAGCTGGCCAAAAACCTGTTCCAATTTGCCGATCTGTCGGTGACCCCCCCCAAGCTCGATCAACCTCTCCCAGCAATCGGATCCCTACCTGTTCCGCCGATCCCTCGGGACAACGGCGTTCGTTGAAGGCTCGGTACAAAAGAGCGCGGCCAACATCAGGGTGTCGGTCCGCCTCATCGATACCCGGACCGGCGCCCTTCTCTGGAGTGAATCTTATCGGCGAACGCTTCAGGCGGATCAGATTCTGGAGATCGGAGACGAGATCGCGGAGAAAATTGCAGCCACGATCGCTGGCAATGCCGGCGTGCTCGCCCGGGCGGCCCTGAAAACCAGCCTCGCGAAAGAGCCGAATAGCTTGAGCGCCATCGACTGCGTCCTGCGGTTTTACCAGCACCAGATGAGCGGGACGCCCGAGAGCCATCGACTGGCGCGCGACTGTCTGGAGGCGACAGTCAGATCAGAACCAGGGTATGCGGAGGCTTGGGCCAGCCTGTCGCAGATCTATGCTCAAGAGTATCGTGTGGGCCTGAATCCGCGCGCCGACGGCGTGGCAGCGGTCATCAGGGCGCGTGAGGCAGCCGAACGGGCTCTCGAACTGGCGCCCGGCGACGCCAATACCATGATGGTTCGAGCCGCCACCATGTTCGATGTTGGCGACTTCAGCGGATTCCGGCAGCTCGCCGAAGCTGCAATCAAGACGCGCCCCGGCGATCCCGATCTGTTGGCTCATTATGGCCTTCGCATAGCCGCATCCGGAGATTGGCGGGCGGGTGCCGCCTTGGCACGACGCGCGATCGATATGAACAGCCTGCATCATCCGAGCTGGTACAGCATCCCCGTGATCCTGGAGCGCTACCTGGCGGGGGACGATCAAGGAGCTCTTGCCGCGACCAAGGGAATGACGCGCGTATTGTTCATGAGCGAAGATTTCTTCGCGGCGATGATCCTTGGGCAATCGGGACAGCTGGATCTCGCGCGCTTCGCTGGGGATAGGGTCAACCGGGAATCGCCTCACGTCGCGGAGCAATTCTGGCCGGTTTTCCGAGCATGGAAGATATCCGAAGACACCCTGGATCGGTTCGCCGACGGGCTACGGAAGGCCGGGATACATATCGATCCAGCGGCAGCGCCCCCTCGCTAGACACTGCGCGCCACGGCCCTTTTTGACAGTGCCACATTCGAAGTAGCCATGGCTCGGGCAGCGAGGCTCACCCACCCATCTGCGGTACATGCAGCGGCTTGGGCACCAGTTTGATGCCGTTCTCCGCCAGCGTGATCCGCACCTTGGAAAGGATCGCCTTGCGTATTTGGAATTGACGTCCAGCCCGGGCTTTGTATTTGCCGCGGATCACCAGAGTGCCCTCCTCGAGGGCGGCAATGCCCTGGCTCTTGAACGGCTCGAGGAGATCGGCGTTCAGTTCCGGATCCGCCTCGACCTCCTGCCCGATCTTCTTGAACAGTTTTCGCACGGCTTCGACATCGGTGTCCAAAGCAACCCGGAACAGCATCTTCTCTATGACCCATTCGCGGCTGAAGTTCTGGATCTTCCCGATCTGCCCGAAGGGGATTGTCGCAACCGGTCCACGCGGATGCCGCAGGGAGACCGATCGCAATGAGATTCGCTCGACGGTGCCCTTGGCTCCCGAGGTCTCGATGTATTCGCCGTGACGGAAGGCATCATCGACGAGGAAGAACAGGCCGGCCACCACATCCTTGACCAGTGTCTGGGAGCCGAGGCCGATCGCCAGGCCGAAGATCGAGAGGCCGGTGATCAGAGGCCAGACATTGATGCCCAGCATGACCAGGACGGTCAAAGCGCCCAGCGTCAGAAGCGCGGCCTTGGTGAGACCCACGAGCAGTGGGCCGACGGTGGTCAGCCGCGTACCGACCACAGCGGTGGCGACCTGCGGATCGCCCGGGGCACGAGGTCTGATGCGCGCGGCCATGATGGCCACCCAGTTCCAGCAGAAGGCAATGATCAGCACGAGCATCAGAATCTCGGCCGCTTTCAGCAAGACAGTGCCCCGCGAAATGCCGACGACATCCAGAATGGGCAGGAGCCAGAGGATCGCCAATACCGCGAGAATCGATGAGGCGATCACGATGCGGAAAGTGCGCCACAGTGCGCCTGTCAGTTCGCCTCCCTGCGATCGAACCGCCTGCCAGCTGCGTCTTTCGATGGCGACGTCGAGATGAGGCCCGGCGAGAACGAGAAGAAGCGACAGCAGCAACAGCCCGCCCCGCGTCGGCCGTCCGATCGTCAAGTCCAGTTGGATGAAGACGAAGGCGAAGGTGACAACCGCCACCACGAGCCACGGCCAGACTGCGGCCAGCTTCCGGCGGAGCGATCCTGCCTTGCTGCCGAAGGACAGAGCCCTCGTCACCAGCCGGCGATGACGAAGATATGCCGCTGCGACCAGAACGGTGAACGGCAAGGATACCGCGAATGTTGCGAAGAGATCGCGTAGCGGATCAGCCGCATTCCATACGCGCAGACAGGCAAGCACCACCAAGCCGCCGGCCGCGATGCCGATGGCGAGCGCGAGATCGCGTCGCCAACGCCGGAAGATGGACCTGCGACCTGCGGTCAATGGGAAACATATCATCGTCGCCACGGCCGAGATGACGACGCAGTTCAGCAAGGCGCGGCGGAGCACTGAATCGCCGATGAGACTCAGAAATAGAATCCAGGACGCCAGTATCACGAGCAAGGCAGCCGCGAACCAGGCGGCCGCAGACAGAAAGGGCTTAGCCTTCAATCTGCTAATGATTGAGCTGGCAACCGCTGCCGTTGCAACAATGGCAATCAGGCAAATCGCTGCAATGCCGAGAGCCAGTAGCGCGGGATTATAACCGGCGGTTTCGAGCCCTTTGATGAAATCGTGCCACGCGCCACCGGAAGAGAGCCAACCGGACAGCCTTGTCGTCAGCCCATCCTCGATCAACACTGAGAAACGATGGAGCATCGCGGAAGCAGCATCGAGCTCGTCGGTCCTTGAATCGGCAGCCATGGTCTCGGTCTCTTGTCGAAGTCAGCGACACTAATCTGTCCGCGCGAACCGGTTGTCCAGCATGGAGTAAAAGTGTTGGACCTCTGGCACAGGAGGCGCGGCCCGTTACTGCCCGGGGCAGAACGGCGCAAGCGGGCGGCCTTCTACGATGCGGGCTGCGCCTCCGGCAGCTTCCAACGGCCGTTCAGGAGCTCGGGACGGGGACGGTAAAGCCGGAATGTGTAGTTCCATCCCTGCGTGATCGGCAGGCAATTCGCGATCTTGCCGTCGCAGCCGCCGAACTGGATGTCGATCGCGCCGTCAGTGCTCTTCTTGCCGGTGATGCTGTTGACCGAATAGGCGTCGTATTCGTTCTTCTCGAAGAAGCCCTTGTCGTTATAGACGCTGATCGACCAGAACGCGTCGACGGGAACGTCCTTGACCCTGAGCTTGTAGACCGTGTTGCCGTCGTTCTTGGCCGGGGTCACCGAGCGGTAGGATGCGTCCTTGTCGGGGTTGCCGCCCCAGCCGGCGGCCGTGCCGATCAGGTGCATGACCGGATCGACCTTTCCCTTGGGGCCGAAAGCGTTTGTGAAGCTGCCGGACGCTGCAGACAGCGCTTCGAGCGCGTCACGGATCTTCTTCTGTTGAGCCAG
Above is a genomic segment from Bosea sp. NBC_00550 containing:
- a CDS encoding mechanosensitive ion channel family protein gives rise to the protein MAADSRTDELDAASAMLHRFSVLIEDGLTTRLSGWLSSGGAWHDFIKGLETAGYNPALLALGIAAICLIAIVATAAVASSIISRLKAKPFLSAAAWFAAALLVILASWILFLSLIGDSVLRRALLNCVVISAVATMICFPLTAGRRSIFRRWRRDLALAIGIAAGGLVVLACLRVWNAADPLRDLFATFAVSLPFTVLVAAAYLRHRRLVTRALSFGSKAGSLRRKLAAVWPWLVVAVVTFAFVFIQLDLTIGRPTRGGLLLLSLLLVLAGPHLDVAIERRSWQAVRSQGGELTGALWRTFRIVIASSILAVLAILWLLPILDVVGISRGTVLLKAAEILMLVLIIAFCWNWVAIMAARIRPRAPGDPQVATAVVGTRLTTVGPLLVGLTKAALLTLGALTVLVMLGINVWPLITGLSIFGLAIGLGSQTLVKDVVAGLFFLVDDAFRHGEYIETSGAKGTVERISLRSVSLRHPRGPVATIPFGQIGKIQNFSREWVIEKMLFRVALDTDVEAVRKLFKKIGQEVEADPELNADLLEPFKSQGIAALEEGTLVIRGKYKARAGRQFQIRKAILSKVRITLAENGIKLVPKPLHVPQMGG